In Mercenaria mercenaria strain notata chromosome 14, MADL_Memer_1, whole genome shotgun sequence, the following are encoded in one genomic region:
- the LOC123526728 gene encoding calmodulin-binding transcription activator 1-like isoform X5, whose amino-acid sequence MMEIPVSIAVSNPQTQSTEEYIPSNIQLPKQLESVKAAQVLPRARHRWNTNEEIASILLAFSRHSNWQNHEVKQRPPSGCMFLFNRNSVRYRKDGYCWKKRKDGKTIREDHMKLKVQGLECIYGSYVHSAILPTFHRRCYWLLQNPDIVLVHYLNVPYPNNTKLSIPVMNFAMEKKEWTKEELVEQLKPMFSNIDGESLPVLDETIMTLVQRLMDNQDRFKVESPICGQSSQPHSSLSAPGGYKPLPVLSDKHDPRFPSSSLPHSASAITGQTHTLQNTLNLAQGPLILNIGNLGGSPMMLVTSQNDASQLSILTNTSNSGQLPNINSREVTSQITREVTSQVRDVPSQLLCRSASLCEPHDAINATVMARSQSQDSCNNGKFMSSQNLTDISFTQQQSQSSVSNNFHNVQTAEGTSNIQGMDVKHAEAKADTNPAENAFVQTNVQNPNANTFNALFSSNNSNGNSMVSSLLDELGGTDFMTADKYSPMEETKKGFDHLGDSFESLQGTFNTLQGSELTLDQLDLIDMPELERMCSDLTNTGDISELSNTIEMSTNQCQKTENPTNQKSENIQTNFSNLSGLNASSFSRNSSEQRESIGTVSSDADPSCVTCGTSRSQGQGQDSMVPPIRGRGDNLMHTTKTPCTIATITDFSPDWAYTEGQTKVLVTGPWHSNMGNYTVLLDGKIIATTLVQPGVLRCFVPSHQFGRVTLQVSCDGTVISNNVTFEYKERPKDLLSDTCSAVLDWFSVDDCKLVEQLLGKIERIETALSKVPDSPNIKQITSNVSHPSDMDVGLAHHLESLSSRLWTCNDLAIENGSMGLSLLHLAAGLGYSRFITFLIKWRNENPSWLLEYEVDAHSTDLNSCTPLMWACARGHTKTAVTLYNWNKGPLHSFNREGNLPLLVARQHGHHKLADQLEQIDSSHDMSHDLNSSRSQECTSTTSIYQTQTFENSQSMGKMCSNLDSVSTVRSTPEKTYFSTDFPAATSTSVTKDLSESTESVSRDPENLGSDNVLNALHIDIPSSNHQDVENAHKRWKLENPSHNIKPMLKTLPSSASKTITSTVVSSSASSLSTAEKRQKLQKRFSVDVISNQTLEPVHFSTTAAFQRPVREANSEPHLAANMEHLLYQTNPMLSDGRETGSPEMLVQLEHCERHGSQCKHDDAAGSQLDNMDTDNLSDGSNNSFVDVERISSDDEDMRRKMLTQGVENENPQPQMVHLAKQIIAAMPERIKSSPSRGDDIQPDEFQRERSSSYSSLQSSASPHAPSSYGEALSSYGEDSGISTPMHDSLAFDEYRYPDVYSDLGTPASSLSPDSTCLHSPYSPYTFHMDSPPPTAAEFIEYFNAPATFMEKDFSQLTLSDREQRKLYEAAKVIQSAYRQYKDKQCKQQAKEREAAVLIQSYYRRYKQYAYYKKMTQAAVLIQSQFRSYYAQKRFKKSRDAAVVIQNQYRSYKEHERLKKGGNKSVTQRFRSHYQRKPIGPGKGSRVVQIIPDTEGDFWNVWNVHRQTLKSHLQVPSRSSKHPHRRLSPRHN is encoded by the exons GAAATCGCTAGTATTTTGTTGGCGTTTTCCCGTCATTCCAACTGGCAGAATCATGAGGTGAAACAGCGGCCACCGAGTGGTTGTATGTTCCTTTTTAACAGGAACAGTGTGCGGTACAGGAAAGATGGCTATTGTTGGAAGAAACGGAAAGATGGCAAAACTATACGAGAAGATCACATGAAACTCAAAGTTCAGGGCTTAGAA tGCATTTATGGATCATATGTTCATTCAGCTATACTCCCCACATTTCACAGGCGCTGCTACTGGTTACTTCAG AATCCAGACATCGTACTTGTACATTACCTCAATGTTCCGTATCCAAACAACACCAAGCTGAGCATTCCTGTCATGAACTTTGCCATGGAGAAAAAAGAATGGACCAAGGAGGAGCTTGTTGAGCAGCTCAAACCCATGT tttcaaacatCGATGGGGAGTCTTTGCCTGTG CTGGATGAGACAATAATGACCCTAGTTCAACGACTCATGGATAATCAGGACAGGTTTAAAGTTGAGTCTCCAATCTGTGGTCAGAGTTCTCAGCCGCATAGTTCACTGTCAGCCCCCGGCGGGTACAAGCCACTGCCTGTGCTGTCAGACAAACATGATCCTCGATTTCCATCAAGCAGCCTTCCTCATTCTGCTTCAGCCATCACGGGTCAAACTCACACCTTACAAAACACTTTGAATCTTGCTCAAGGTCCGCTTATTTTGAACATTGGAAATCTGGGCGGCAGTCCAATGATGTTAGTGACAAGTCAGAATGATGCATCTCAGTTATCGATTTTAACCAACACTTCAAACTCTGGGCAGCTACCAAATATAAACTCAAGGGAGGTAACTTCCCAAATAACAAGGGAAGTAACCTCACAAGTTAGAGATGTACCATCTCAGTTACTGTGTAGGTCGGCGTCTCTGTGTGAACCACATGATGCTATAAATGCAACAGTAATGGCGCGTTCACAGAGTCAAGACAGTTGTAATAACGGGAAATTTATGTCTTCGCAGAATTTAACAGACATTTCTTTTACCCAACAGCAGAGCCAAAGTAGTGTCTCTAATAACTTTCATAATGTGCAGACTGCAGAAGGTACATCGAACATACAAGGGATGGATGTAAAACATGCGGAAGCAAAAGCTGACACAAATCCTGCTGAAAATGCTTTTGTACAGACAAATGTTCAAAACCCCAATGCAAAtactttcaatgcattattttCATCGAATAATTCAAATGGCAATTCTATGGTTAGCTCATTACTAGATGAACTAGGTGGTACTGATTTTATGACTGCAGACAAGTATTCACCGATGGAAGAAACTAAGAAAGGGTTTGACCACTTAGGGGACAGTTTCGAGAGTTTGCAAGGTACTTTCAATACTTTACAAGGCTCGGAGCTGACCCTGGATCAGTTAGATTTAATAGACATGCCAGAGTTAGAAAGAATGTGTAGTGACCTGACTAACACTGGGGACATTTCTGAATTATCTAATACCATTGAAATGAGTACAAACCAGTGCCAAAAAACTGAAAACCCTACAAACCAAAAGTcggaaaatattcaaacaaactTTTCAAACTTATCGGGACTGAATGCAAGTAGTTTCTCACGAAATAGTAGTGAACAGAGGGAGAGTATAGGCACAGTGAGTAGTGATGCTGATCCAAGCTGTGTAACCTGTGGAActtcaaggtcacaaggtcaaggtcaggatTCAATGGTGCCACCTATAAGAGGCAGGGGAGATAATTTAATGCATACAACAAAGACACCTTGTACAATAGCAACAATAACAGATTTTTCTCCTGATTGGGCTTACACAGAG GGGCAGACAAAGGTGTTGGTGACGGGACCATGGCACTCTAACATGGGAAATTATACAGTATTACTAGATGGGAAAATTATCGCCACCACACTTGTTCAACCTGGCGTTCTGAGATGTTTTGTTCCAA GTCATCAGTTTGGTCGAGTCACTTTACAAGTTTCGTGTGATGGGACTGTCATCTCTAACAATGTCACATTTGAGTACAAAGAAAGGCCAAAAGATTTACTCAGCGATACATGCTCCGCTGTCCTAGACTGGTTCTCTGTTGATG ATTGTAAGCTGGTTGAACAGTTGCTAGGGAAGATTGAGAGAATTGAAACTGCTCTCAGTAAAGTCCCAGACTCACCAAACATAAAACAG ATAACGAGCAATGTCAGTCATCCGTCAGATATGGACGTTGGTCTTGCACATCATCTAGAATCTCTGTCATCACGTTTGTGGACGTGTAATGATCTCGCTATAGAGAACGGCTCTATGGGACTCAGTCTGCTCCATCTAGCGGCGGGGCTCGGTTACAGTAGATTTATAACCTTTCTTATAAAATGGAG GAATGAGAATCCTAGCTGGTTGTTGGAGTATGAAGTGGATGCTCACAGTACTGATCTTAACTCCTGTACCCCACTT ATGTGGGCTTGTGCTAGAGGACACACCAAGACTGCTGTTACACTTTACAACTGGAACAAAGGCCCACTACACTCATTCAACAGAGAGGGTAACCTCCCCTTGCTGGTTGCTAGGCAACATGGACATCACAAACTGGCTGACCAATTAGAACAAATTGATTCATCACATGACATGTCACATGATCTGAATTCATCTAGGTCACAAGAATGCACTTCAACGACAAGCATTTATCAAACCCAGACTTTTGAAAATTCTCAAAGCATGggtaaaatgtgttcaaatctgGATTCTGTCTCAACTGTTCGCTCAACCCCAGAAAAGACTTATTTTTCTACTGACTTCCCTGCGGCAACTTCAACATCAGTCACAAAAGATTTATCTGAGTCCACTGAATCTGTTTCTAGAGATCCAGAAAATTTAGGCTCTGACAATGTTCTGAATGCATTACACATCGATATACCATCTAGCAATCATCAGGATGTTGAAAATGCTCATAAACGATGGAAACTAGAAAATCCTTCTCATAACATTAAACCAATGCTGAAAACATTACCATCATCAGCATCAAAAACTATAACATCGACAGTAGTCTCGTCATCGGCATCATCGCTGTCGACAgctgaaaaaagacaaaaattgcaAAAACGTTTTTCAGTTGATGTTATATCAAATCAGACATTGGAACCAGTACATTTTTCAACTACTGCAGCATTCCAGCGGCCGGTTCGGGAGGCGAATTCGGAGCCTCATTTAGCAGCTAACATGGAGCATCTGCTGTACCAGACTAACCCAATGTTGTCAGATGGAAGGGAAAcag GTTCACCAGAAATGTTGGTACAGTTGGAGCATTGTGAACGCCATGGTAGTCAGTGTAAGCATGACGATGCAGCAGGATCACAACTAGATAACATGGACACAG ACAACCTTTCTGATGGCAGCAATAATTCATTTGTGGATGTGGAGAGAATTTCCTCTGATGATGAAGATATGAGAAGGAAAATGCTGACTCAGG GTGTTGAAAATGAAAACCCTCAGCCACAAATGGTTCACCTAGCTAAACAAATAATTGCTGCAATGCCAGAACGGATCAAATCCTCACCGAGCCGAGGAGATGATATACAACCAGATGAATTTCAACGAGAACGGAGTAGTTCATATAGCTCCTTACAGTCGTCAGCCTCCCCACACGCCCCATCATCATACGGGGAGGCATTGTCGTCATACGGAGAAGATTCTGGAATCTCTACACCAATGCATGATAGCCTTGCTTTTGATGAATATAG ATATCCAGATGTATACTCGGACCTGGGTACCCCGGCCTCATCTCTGAGCCCAGACTCTACGTGTCTTCACAGCCCCTACAGCCCCTATACATTCCACATGGACTCCCCACCTCCTACGGCTGCCGAGTTTATCGAATACTTCAATGCACCAGCTACTTTCATGGAGAAAGACTTTTCGCAGCTAACACTCTCAG ATCGAGAACAGAGAAAGTTATATGAGGCAGCTAAGGTGATACAGAGTGCGTACAGACAGTACAAGGATAAACAATGTAAACAACAAGCCAAGGAGAGGGAGGCGGCTGTCCTTATACAGAGTTACTATAGGAGATACAAACAG TATGCCTATTATAAAAAGATGACACAGGCGGCCGTGTTGATCCAGAGTCAGTTCAGAAGTTACTACGCGCAGAAGCGGTTCAAGAAGAGTCGCGATGCTGCAGTTGTTATACAGAATCAGTACAGAAGCTACAAGGAACATGAACGACTGAAAAAAGGAGGAAATAAGTCTGTCACCCAGAGATTCAG GAGTCATTATCAACGAAAACCTATAGGGCCTGGAAAAGGGTCTCGAGTTGTGCAAATTATCCCAGACACTGAGGG TGATTTTTGGAATGTATGGAATGTACATAGG CAGACACTTAAGTCCCATCTACAG GTCCCAAGCCGAAGCAGCAAACATCCCCATAGACGACTGTCCCCAAGACACAATTGA